A portion of the Candidatus Eisenbacteria bacterium genome contains these proteins:
- the asnB gene encoding asparagine synthase (glutamine-hydrolyzing) — protein sequence MCGIAGVFDPAGGRPAAEWLDQACARLAHRGPDDDGVHLEDGVGLAFRRLAIVDLATGAQPLSNETGDVWIVFNGEIYNHVELRRELEGHGHRYRTLSDTESIVHGYEQWGDAVVEHLRGMFAFAIWDRPRRRLLCARDRLGIKPLYFTRAQGRVLFASEIKALFAFPGVERRVRVPSLVEHLTLRYTAAPDTLFDGIEKLPPGHLLIAEASGITTRRFWDVAWEPKLEIGEADALTEVESRLREAVRLRLMSEVPLGALLSGGVDSSLIVSFMSELVDRPVQTFSVGFDAPGPYSELPFARRVAEHCRTDHREIMVTAADLLRELPRLVWHQDEPLSEPAAIPTYLVSQLARETVTVVLTGEGGDELFAGYPKYAVEPWARTLSRWPAALRSVVLDGFVDRLPFGFRKLQVVARSARFRDEAERLSSWFAGFAGEERRRLLAPELAVHDRAGAAAFGRMLAETTARRPLDRMLDVDRRLWLPDDLLMKMDKMSMAASIEARVPLLDHPLVEWAARLPDRLKVRGLTGKWLLKQLAYRRLPHEIIDRPKVGFTVPLSPWFRGPLRELVADTLLSPTCLGRGYWRPDALRAVVEDHLSGRRDRARELWTLLTLELWHRNFIDRVPEPAVPYHPPARAHAGAR from the coding sequence ATGTGCGGCATCGCCGGAGTCTTCGATCCCGCGGGTGGACGACCCGCAGCCGAGTGGCTGGATCAGGCGTGCGCGCGGCTCGCCCACCGCGGGCCCGACGACGACGGCGTGCATCTCGAAGACGGCGTGGGTCTGGCCTTTCGACGCCTCGCGATCGTGGATCTCGCGACCGGCGCACAACCGCTCTCGAACGAAACCGGCGACGTGTGGATCGTATTCAACGGGGAAATCTACAACCACGTCGAATTGCGGCGCGAGCTCGAGGGCCATGGCCATCGCTATCGCACCCTCAGCGACACCGAGAGCATCGTGCACGGCTACGAGCAGTGGGGCGACGCGGTGGTGGAGCACTTGCGCGGCATGTTCGCGTTCGCGATCTGGGATCGGCCGCGGCGGCGCCTGCTGTGCGCGCGCGACCGGCTCGGCATCAAGCCGCTCTACTTCACACGCGCGCAGGGCCGGGTGCTGTTCGCTTCCGAGATCAAGGCATTGTTCGCGTTCCCGGGCGTCGAGCGCCGCGTGCGCGTACCGTCGCTGGTCGAACACCTCACGCTGCGCTACACCGCCGCGCCCGACACCCTGTTCGACGGCATCGAGAAGCTGCCGCCCGGCCACCTGCTCATCGCGGAGGCGAGCGGGATCACCACGCGCCGCTTCTGGGATGTGGCGTGGGAGCCCAAGCTCGAGATCGGCGAGGCGGACGCGCTGACCGAGGTCGAGAGCCGGTTACGCGAGGCCGTGCGGCTGCGTCTGATGAGCGAGGTTCCGCTCGGAGCGTTGTTGTCGGGCGGCGTCGATTCGAGCCTGATCGTTTCGTTCATGAGCGAACTCGTCGATCGCCCGGTCCAGACCTTCTCGGTCGGATTCGATGCTCCGGGTCCCTACAGCGAGCTGCCGTTCGCGCGCCGCGTGGCCGAACACTGCCGCACCGATCATCGCGAGATCATGGTGACCGCCGCCGATCTGTTGCGTGAACTTCCACGGCTGGTCTGGCATCAGGACGAGCCGCTTTCGGAACCCGCTGCGATCCCGACCTATCTGGTCTCCCAGCTCGCGCGCGAAACGGTCACCGTGGTGCTGACCGGTGAAGGTGGCGACGAGCTGTTCGCCGGATACCCCAAGTACGCCGTCGAGCCGTGGGCGCGCACGCTGAGCCGCTGGCCCGCTGCGCTGCGATCGGTGGTGCTGGACGGATTCGTCGACCGGCTGCCGTTCGGATTTCGCAAGCTCCAGGTCGTGGCACGCAGCGCGCGGTTCCGTGACGAAGCCGAACGCCTCAGCTCGTGGTTCGCGGGCTTCGCAGGCGAGGAGCGTCGCCGGCTGCTCGCGCCCGAACTCGCCGTACACGATCGCGCCGGCGCTGCCGCCTTCGGACGCATGCTGGCCGAGACCACCGCGCGGCGGCCGCTCGATCGCATGCTCGATGTCGACCGGCGCCTGTGGCTCCCCGACGACCTGCTGATGAAGATGGACAAGATGAGCATGGCGGCATCGATCGAAGCGCGGGTTCCGCTGCTCGATCACCCGCTGGTCGAGTGGGCGGCGCGCCTGCCGGATCGACTCAAGGTGCGCGGACTGACCGGCAAGTGGCTGCTCAAGCAGCTCGCCTATCGGCGCCTGCCGCACGAGATCATCGATCGGCCGAAGGTCGGCTTCACGGTGCCGCTCTCCCCGTGGTTTCGCGGACCGCTGCGCGAGCTGGTCGCCGACACGCTGCTGTCCCCGACCTGTCTCGGGCGCGGCTACTGGCGCCCCGATGCGCTGCGCGCGGTGGTCGAGGATCACCTCTCCGGGCGCCGCGACCGCGCGCGCGAGCTGTGGACGCTGCTGACGCTCGAGTTGTGGCACCGCAACTTCATCGATCGCGTGCCCGAGCCCGCGGTTCCGTAT